In the Burkholderia cenocepacia genome, one interval contains:
- a CDS encoding GLUG motif-containing protein, whose product MNKTYALVWNQAQACWSAVGETARRRGKSSGGKRVATVVVSLLGLAALPAFALPGGEKITAGKADILRYDDGHTMVINQKTDKLITNWRDFSVDRGERVAFLQPNSNSVALNRVISNNVSNIDGPIDANGKVFIVNPNGVMFGPGAQINVGGLVASTRNISDADFLAGNYRFSGTSAAAIINQGNLTAADGGGIALLGATVINTGVVQAKLGRVALGAGNTFSVNFDGNGLLSLQVDEGAVNAQVYNHGLLKADGGEVLMTARAAGNLLGAVVNNSGTIEARGLANRGGRITLDGGTVQVAGKLDASAAQAGAPAGSVTTRGERVQVARDAQVDTRAGNAAGKWTIEAANAGVNGGDVAGRSIDADTLARNLGTTSVELANTQGDLTVGSPVSWTSDNTLTLTSKKANVDLRQALSATGAKAGLVINAADRIRVNDALKLTGSNAHLELNSANGHVLANDKAIVTLSGKHASYRSNGENYTVLHTVDDLRNVDANLNGRYVLGNAVDGNGANFRSIGGKETFTGKFDGLGNTIAKLSVSNTERGVGLFASNGGRIANLILQGITATSSGSRNGAVGALVGYNTGTIENVVAKDVDVKGRGSVTVGGLVGSNLGGTIDRATVSGQVEGDRDTTAIGGLAGENITPEGKSRTRATIRDSHADVRVATAGQGAAGGLVGVNGGLVEASSSAGRVTATGDAAMIGGLAGLNLGSGVIKSSSSSSSATVTAGRNAVAGGLVGLNAGTVTASRASGDVTLGDVGNAGGLAGVNTGKIDGASASGNVVAGNDSAVGGLVAYNTGEIRASRANGNVTAGNDSHAGGLVGFNLGTIDGATATGNVQAGNWSFAGGLVGFNWGKLANASATGSVRAGSDSLASATVGVNVGQLVAVTGTGNAQSGPKTDF is encoded by the coding sequence ATGAACAAGACCTACGCACTGGTCTGGAACCAGGCCCAGGCGTGCTGGAGCGCGGTCGGGGAAACCGCGCGCCGCCGCGGCAAATCGAGCGGCGGCAAGCGCGTCGCCACGGTAGTCGTCTCGCTGCTCGGCCTTGCCGCGCTGCCCGCGTTCGCACTGCCCGGCGGCGAAAAGATCACGGCCGGCAAGGCGGACATCCTCCGCTACGACGACGGCCACACGATGGTCATCAACCAGAAGACCGACAAGCTCATCACCAACTGGCGCGATTTCAGCGTCGACCGCGGCGAGCGCGTGGCGTTTCTTCAGCCGAACAGCAACTCGGTCGCGCTGAACCGCGTGATCAGCAACAACGTCAGCAACATCGACGGTCCGATCGATGCCAACGGCAAGGTGTTCATCGTCAACCCGAACGGCGTGATGTTCGGCCCCGGCGCGCAGATCAACGTCGGCGGCCTCGTCGCGTCCACGCGCAACATTTCGGACGCCGACTTCCTCGCCGGCAACTATCGCTTCTCGGGCACGTCCGCGGCAGCGATCATCAACCAGGGCAACCTCACCGCCGCGGACGGCGGCGGCATCGCATTGCTCGGCGCGACCGTCATCAATACCGGTGTGGTCCAGGCGAAGCTCGGCCGCGTCGCGCTCGGCGCGGGCAACACATTCAGCGTCAACTTCGACGGCAACGGCCTGCTCAGCCTGCAGGTCGACGAAGGCGCCGTCAACGCGCAGGTCTATAACCACGGCCTGCTGAAGGCCGACGGCGGCGAGGTGCTGATGACCGCGCGCGCGGCCGGCAACCTGCTCGGCGCGGTCGTCAACAACTCCGGCACGATCGAGGCCAGAGGCCTGGCAAACCGCGGCGGCAGGATCACGCTCGACGGCGGCACGGTTCAGGTCGCCGGCAAGCTCGACGCGAGCGCGGCGCAAGCCGGTGCGCCGGCCGGCTCCGTCACGACCCGAGGCGAGCGCGTGCAGGTCGCGCGTGACGCGCAGGTCGACACGCGCGCCGGCAACGCAGCCGGCAAATGGACGATCGAGGCGGCGAACGCCGGCGTGAACGGTGGCGATGTTGCCGGCCGCTCGATCGACGCCGATACGCTGGCGCGCAACCTCGGCACGACGAGCGTCGAGCTCGCGAACACGCAGGGCGACCTGACCGTCGGCAGCCCCGTGTCATGGACCAGCGACAACACGCTGACGCTGACGTCGAAAAAGGCGAACGTCGATCTGCGGCAAGCCTTGTCGGCGACCGGCGCGAAAGCCGGCCTCGTGATCAACGCGGCCGACAGGATTCGCGTGAACGACGCGCTGAAGCTGACCGGCAGCAACGCCCACCTCGAACTGAATTCGGCCAACGGCCATGTGCTGGCGAACGACAAGGCCATCGTGACGCTGTCGGGCAAGCACGCGTCGTATCGCTCGAACGGCGAGAACTACACGGTGCTGCACACGGTCGACGACCTGCGTAACGTCGACGCGAACCTGAACGGCCGCTACGTGCTCGGCAACGCGGTCGACGGCAACGGCGCGAACTTCCGCAGCATCGGCGGCAAGGAAACGTTCACCGGCAAGTTCGACGGCCTCGGCAACACGATCGCCAAGCTGTCGGTTTCGAACACGGAGCGGGGCGTCGGCCTGTTCGCGTCGAACGGCGGCCGCATCGCGAACCTCATCCTGCAGGGCATCACGGCGACGTCGTCGGGTTCGCGCAACGGCGCGGTCGGTGCGCTGGTCGGCTACAACACCGGCACGATCGAGAACGTCGTCGCGAAGGACGTCGACGTCAAGGGACGCGGCAGCGTGACCGTCGGCGGCCTGGTCGGCTCCAACCTCGGTGGCACGATCGATCGCGCGACCGTCAGCGGGCAAGTCGAAGGCGATCGCGATACGACCGCGATCGGCGGTCTCGCCGGCGAGAACATCACGCCGGAAGGCAAGTCCCGCACCCGCGCGACGATCCGCGACAGCCACGCGGACGTGCGCGTCGCCACCGCCGGGCAAGGCGCGGCGGGTGGGCTGGTCGGCGTCAACGGCGGCCTCGTCGAAGCATCGTCGAGCGCGGGTCGCGTCACCGCGACGGGCGATGCGGCGATGATCGGCGGGCTGGCCGGTCTCAACCTGGGCAGCGGCGTCATCAAGTCTTCCTCGTCCTCGTCGTCCGCCACCGTGACGGCGGGCCGGAATGCGGTGGCAGGCGGGCTCGTCGGCCTCAACGCCGGCACCGTCACCGCATCGCGGGCCAGCGGCGACGTGACGCTCGGCGATGTCGGCAACGCGGGCGGCCTCGCGGGCGTCAACACCGGCAAGATCGACGGGGCGTCGGCGAGCGGAAACGTCGTGGCCGGCAACGACAGCGCGGTCGGCGGGCTCGTCGCGTACAACACCGGCGAAATCCGGGCCTCGCGCGCGAACGGCAACGTGACGGCCGGCAACGACAGCCATGCTGGCGGCCTGGTCGGGTTCAACCTGGGCACGATCGACGGCGCAACCGCGACGGGCAACGTTCAAGCCGGCAACTGGAGCTTCGCCGGTGGTCTTGTCGGATTCAACTGGGGCAAGCTCGCGAACGCGTCCGCGACCGGCAGCGTTCGAGCCGGCAGCGACAGCCTCGCCAGCGCCACCGTCGGAGTGAACGTCGGCCAATTGGTCGCCGTGACCGGCACGGGCAACGCGCAATCCGGCCCGAAGACCGATTTCTAA
- a CDS encoding undecaprenyl-phosphate glucose phosphotransferase, translated as MRLLDSARHDPIFRKTIFRGTLLDVCLLVVAAVVARSWIGEWSPATLDYLMVAISVPLAWIVFSVAGPHVDRVGGARWRAAGMALAGPAIVVGTGFATAFALDGRYWPVPGWVVVWFALSAAGLAALRALRGMWTRWRGRAAKRHATREAVGIVGHGALYDALAKRGPDASRRVEAVFDTSGLPATSMEGVRSRRSLARFVKRVRREGVGEIWIVLPLSDADRIGELVRVFRNELVDIRFVPELTGMAPFETRPASIADMPALDLVASPLSMRARIGKALFDRVFACVALIAIAPALAAIAVAVKLSSPGPVLFRQRRMGAYGRIFSIYKFRTMHVHHAATPGEVRQATRGDPRVTRIGALLRRTSLDELPQFFNVLKGDMSVVGPRPHAVEHDNAYRDLVDGYIHRYRVKPGITGWAQVNGLRGETDRVEKMRKRVEHDLYYLNNWSFSMDLRIVAATIRYGFTHRNAY; from the coding sequence ATGCGTTTGCTCGACTCCGCGCGGCACGATCCGATCTTCAGGAAAACGATTTTCCGCGGGACCCTGCTGGATGTTTGCCTGCTTGTCGTCGCCGCCGTCGTGGCCAGGTCGTGGATCGGCGAGTGGTCGCCCGCGACGCTCGACTACTTGATGGTCGCGATCTCGGTCCCGCTCGCATGGATCGTGTTCTCCGTGGCCGGCCCCCACGTGGATCGTGTGGGTGGCGCGCGCTGGCGTGCCGCCGGTATGGCGCTTGCCGGTCCGGCGATTGTCGTCGGGACGGGGTTCGCCACGGCATTCGCGCTCGACGGCCGCTACTGGCCCGTTCCGGGCTGGGTCGTCGTCTGGTTCGCGCTGTCGGCGGCGGGGCTCGCCGCGCTGCGGGCCCTGAGGGGCATGTGGACGCGGTGGCGCGGCCGGGCGGCGAAACGGCACGCGACGCGCGAGGCCGTCGGCATCGTCGGGCACGGCGCGCTCTACGACGCGCTGGCGAAGCGCGGCCCGGATGCGTCGCGTCGTGTCGAGGCGGTCTTCGACACGTCCGGCCTGCCTGCGACGAGCATGGAAGGCGTGCGGTCGCGTCGCAGTCTGGCGCGTTTCGTCAAGCGTGTGCGCCGCGAGGGCGTCGGCGAAATCTGGATCGTGCTCCCGCTGTCGGATGCGGACCGCATCGGCGAGCTGGTTCGCGTATTCCGCAACGAACTCGTCGACATCCGGTTCGTGCCGGAACTGACCGGCATGGCGCCGTTCGAGACACGGCCGGCCAGTATCGCCGACATGCCGGCGCTCGATCTCGTGGCGTCGCCGCTGTCGATGCGGGCGCGTATCGGCAAGGCGCTGTTCGACCGCGTCTTCGCGTGCGTCGCGCTGATCGCGATCGCGCCGGCGCTGGCGGCGATCGCCGTCGCCGTCAAGTTGTCGTCGCCCGGGCCGGTGCTGTTCCGGCAGCGGCGGATGGGGGCCTATGGCCGGATCTTTTCGATCTACAAGTTCCGGACGATGCACGTGCATCACGCGGCCACGCCCGGCGAGGTTCGCCAGGCGACGCGCGGCGATCCGCGCGTCACGCGCATCGGCGCGCTGCTGCGGCGCACGAGCCTCGACGAACTGCCGCAGTTCTTCAACGTGCTGAAGGGCGACATGTCGGTGGTCGGCCCACGCCCGCATGCGGTCGAGCACGACAACGCCTATCGCGATCTCGTGGACGGCTACATCCACCGGTATCGCGTGAAGCCCGGCATCACCGGATGGGCGCAGGTCAACGGTCTGCGCGGCGAAACGGATCGCGTGGAGAAGATGCGCAAGCGCGTCGAGCACGATCTCTATTACCTGAACAACTGGTCATTTTCGATGGACTTGCGGATCGTGGCGGCAACGATCCGGTATGGATTCACGCATCGCAACGCCTATTGA
- a CDS encoding GLUG motif-containing protein yields the protein MNKTYALVWNPTQRCWNAVGETARRRGKSSGGKRVAAAAVSLLGLAALPAFALPTGEAITAGKADIVRTDDGRSMNINQHTDKLVTNWQDFSIGGGERVSFRQPGSQSVALNRVIGNNGSRIDGQIEANGKVFLVNPNGVMFGAGAQINVGGLVASTQNLTDADFLAGRYRFSGTSAASIVNDGTITAADGGSVALLGARVSNNGVIHAKLGRVALGAGNTFNVNFDGNGLLNLQVEGGAVDAQAHNGGLLKADGGEVLMTARAAGNLLGAVVNNTGTIEAKGLASRGGRITLDGGTVKVAGKLDASAAEAGAPAGTVVTRGERVDVAHDAQVDTRAGNAAGKWTIEAANAGVNGTDAAGRSIDADTLSRNLGTTNVELVNTQGDLTVGGPVSWTSDNALTLTARKGNVDLQKTLQATGANANLVVNAAEKIRVNDAVKLTGDNAHLELNSAKGHTLTNDKAVVTLSGKHASYRSNGEDYTVLHTVDDLRNVDANLNGRYVLGNALDGNGANFRSIGGDHSFTGVFDGLGNTVSRLKVTNPGKAVVGLFGVNAGRIANLALQSITATGSTQYGSPVSVGALAGYNFGTISNVKASDVVVTAKGYGASAGGLVGSNLSGTIDGASVSGRVDGDHETAYLGGLVGENVTLHGGAAARISNSHANVRVTAARDAATGGLVGYNAGVIADSSSAGSVVATGNAAMIGGLVGVNERGATIERSSSSAIVTAGANAVAGGLVGANDGMIDASRATGAVTVGDAGIAGGLVGKNNGDILASMADGDVKAGASSNVGGLVGANDGQIQDSRANGAVMAAASSRAGGLVGVNGAQADIRGSVAHGNVTVDGIGTLGGLVGLNEGLVETSDAHGTVTASDDSTAGGLVGVNNGSIDAARAFGNVRAGKSSKAGGLAGVNAGYINASEAAGKVAAGLASMAGGLVGVNTGIIAQSKASGAVSAGVGSQLGGLVGLNERGSILHSSASGDVDGDMLSDIGGLVGRHASGLIESSRATGSVKGTGTSNVGGLVGNNSGTVNASSSSGNVSGSGTTRLGGLIGSNYGWVNQSTTSSRVAFTDGSGNFRGALAGLNFGSLNGNTATGAATSVRLVGINFGRLKD from the coding sequence ATGAACAAGACCTACGCACTGGTCTGGAACCCGACCCAGCGCTGCTGGAACGCGGTCGGGGAAACCGCGCGCCGCCGCGGCAAATCGAGCGGCGGCAAGCGCGTCGCCGCCGCCGCCGTGTCGCTGCTCGGCCTCGCCGCGCTGCCCGCCTTCGCGCTGCCCACCGGCGAAGCGATCACCGCCGGCAAGGCCGACATCGTCCGCACCGACGACGGCCGCTCGATGAACATCAACCAGCACACCGACAAGCTCGTCACCAACTGGCAGGATTTCAGCATCGGCGGCGGCGAGCGCGTGTCGTTCCGTCAGCCCGGTAGCCAATCGGTCGCGCTCAACCGCGTGATCGGCAACAACGGCAGCCGCATCGACGGCCAGATCGAAGCGAACGGCAAGGTGTTCCTCGTCAACCCGAACGGCGTGATGTTCGGCGCCGGCGCACAGATCAACGTCGGCGGCCTCGTCGCATCGACCCAGAATCTCACCGACGCCGACTTCCTCGCCGGCCGCTATCGCTTCTCGGGCACGTCGGCCGCGTCGATCGTCAACGACGGCACGATCACCGCCGCGGACGGCGGCAGCGTCGCGCTGCTCGGCGCGCGCGTGTCGAACAACGGCGTGATCCACGCGAAGCTCGGCCGCGTCGCACTCGGCGCGGGCAACACGTTCAACGTCAACTTCGACGGCAACGGGCTGCTGAACCTGCAGGTCGAAGGCGGCGCCGTTGATGCGCAGGCGCACAACGGCGGCCTGCTGAAGGCCGACGGCGGCGAGGTGCTGATGACCGCGCGCGCGGCCGGCAACCTGCTCGGCGCGGTCGTCAACAACACCGGCACGATCGAGGCGAAGGGGCTGGCAAGCCGCGGCGGCAGGATCACGCTCGACGGCGGCACCGTCAAGGTCGCCGGCAAGCTCGACGCGAGCGCGGCCGAAGCCGGTGCACCGGCCGGCACGGTCGTGACGCGCGGCGAACGCGTCGACGTCGCACACGATGCGCAGGTCGACACGCGCGCCGGCAACGCGGCCGGCAAATGGACGATCGAGGCGGCGAACGCGGGCGTGAACGGCACGGACGCCGCTGGTCGCTCGATCGACGCCGACACGCTGTCGCGCAACCTCGGCACGACGAACGTCGAACTCGTGAACACGCAGGGCGACCTGACGGTTGGCGGCCCCGTATCGTGGACGAGCGACAACGCGCTGACGCTGACCGCGCGCAAGGGCAACGTCGATCTGCAGAAGACGCTGCAGGCAACCGGCGCGAACGCGAATCTCGTCGTCAATGCAGCGGAAAAAATCCGCGTGAACGACGCCGTCAAGCTCACCGGCGACAACGCCCACCTCGAACTGAATTCGGCGAAGGGCCATACGCTCACGAACGACAAGGCGGTCGTCACGCTGTCGGGCAAGCACGCGTCGTACCGCTCGAACGGCGAGGACTACACGGTGCTGCACACCGTTGACGACCTGCGCAACGTCGATGCGAACCTGAACGGCCGCTACGTGCTCGGCAACGCGCTCGACGGCAACGGCGCGAACTTCCGCAGCATCGGCGGCGATCATTCGTTTACCGGCGTATTCGACGGCCTCGGCAACACCGTGAGCCGATTGAAGGTAACGAACCCCGGCAAGGCGGTTGTCGGCCTGTTCGGCGTCAACGCGGGCCGCATCGCGAACCTCGCGCTGCAGAGCATCACGGCGACCGGATCGACGCAATACGGCTCGCCGGTCTCCGTCGGCGCGCTGGCCGGCTATAACTTCGGCACCATTTCCAACGTGAAGGCGAGCGACGTCGTCGTCACGGCCAAGGGTTACGGCGCCTCCGCCGGCGGCCTCGTCGGCTCGAACCTGAGCGGCACGATCGACGGCGCGAGCGTGTCCGGGCGCGTCGACGGCGATCATGAGACGGCCTATCTCGGCGGCCTGGTCGGCGAAAACGTCACGCTTCATGGCGGCGCTGCCGCCCGGATCAGCAACAGCCATGCGAACGTCCGCGTGACGGCGGCACGCGATGCCGCCACCGGCGGCCTCGTCGGCTACAACGCGGGCGTCATCGCGGATTCGTCGAGCGCCGGCAGCGTCGTCGCGACGGGCAACGCCGCGATGATCGGCGGCCTCGTCGGCGTCAACGAACGCGGCGCGACCATCGAGCGTTCGTCGTCGTCGGCAATCGTGACGGCGGGCGCCAATGCCGTGGCCGGCGGCCTGGTCGGCGCGAACGACGGCATGATCGACGCGTCGCGTGCGACCGGCGCGGTGACGGTTGGCGACGCCGGCATCGCAGGCGGCCTCGTCGGAAAGAACAACGGCGACATCCTTGCCTCCATGGCCGACGGCGACGTCAAGGCCGGCGCATCCAGCAACGTCGGCGGCCTCGTCGGCGCGAACGACGGCCAGATTCAGGACTCGCGAGCGAACGGTGCCGTGATGGCGGCCGCATCGAGCCGCGCGGGCGGTCTCGTCGGCGTCAACGGCGCGCAAGCGGATATCCGCGGATCGGTCGCGCACGGCAACGTGACGGTGGACGGCATCGGCACGCTCGGCGGGCTCGTCGGGCTGAACGAAGGCCTTGTCGAGACGTCGGACGCGCACGGCACGGTGACCGCCAGCGATGACAGCACGGCCGGCGGGCTGGTCGGCGTCAACAACGGCAGCATCGACGCAGCGCGTGCGTTCGGCAACGTGCGGGCAGGCAAGTCGAGCAAGGCAGGCGGGCTGGCCGGCGTCAACGCGGGCTACATCAACGCGTCCGAAGCCGCCGGCAAGGTCGCCGCCGGGCTCGCGAGCATGGCCGGCGGGCTCGTCGGCGTCAACACGGGCATCATCGCGCAATCGAAGGCAAGCGGCGCGGTTTCGGCAGGCGTCGGCAGCCAGCTCGGCGGACTCGTCGGCCTGAACGAGCGCGGCAGCATTCTGCACTCGTCTGCGTCGGGCGACGTCGACGGCGACATGCTCAGCGATATCGGCGGGCTCGTCGGTCGCCATGCTTCGGGCCTGATCGAATCGTCCCGGGCCACCGGGTCGGTCAAGGGCACCGGCACGAGTAACGTGGGCGGGCTTGTCGGCAACAACAGCGGCACCGTCAACGCGTCTTCGTCGAGCGGCAATGTGTCCGGCAGCGGCACCACGAGGCTCGGCGGACTGATCGGCAGCAACTACGGCTGGGTGAACCAGTCGACGACCAGCAGCCGCGTCGCATTCACCGATGGCTCCGGCAATTTCCGCGGGGCGCTTGCCGGCCTCAACTTCGGCTCGCTGAACGGCAATACCGCGACCGGCGCGGCAACCAGCGTCCGGCTCGTCGGGATCAACTTCGGCCGGCTGAAGGACTAA
- a CDS encoding ShlB/FhaC/HecB family hemolysin secretion/activation protein: MHFSTCRQPEEFISVKPLLCTPAKNRIKRAPSIAPWEKGKIPDSHDASGTSRPSSGPTPGNHEHFRRLQKIRQDKWNAICLSYLFNINRLRSPLISDGSRYIDLTKQEAAQGTRKDRVDIRFIYRIRKPRRSRPTHETVEYLVSSWSTPSVNATFKCKGIRNVSGSGQNTRYALGIAALLLLPALVRAQTHVPSAGQSLRDVETVRPSLPAATRPDIDLPRTETPQETDRDTGPHVTVHAFNLEGNTVFTAAQLKPVLADLVGRDLSFGELQQAANRITAYYRERGYVLARAYLPQQDIDSGVVRIAVTEGRYGKVELHNRTRVLDRALRQPLAVLEPGDAVRGAPLERSLMLLDEIPGVNAKGTLRAGAEPGTTDLVIDAERGPFATGSIDLDNFGDPLTGRYRATGSIDVNTPLRLGDRFSLRGLISNKNQRYYRTAYQVPVGPASTRIGIAYSDMNYRLGGEFRELGFRGDANVRSVFVTQPLVRSRRASIDVRLAYDNKHLRDDYGAFDIVSDKRVDLWSIGISGNSEDTLLGGGRSGFSVSVGNGRMSGNDPLEANRFAKTHGRFTTLNVSALRLQTLGARMQFFTQFSAQLSSRNLDASEKFSLGGPYGVRGYALGAGSGDNGWLASAELRYLATPGWQISTFIDTGHVQFNKQPWTRERNGVQLSSIGIGTTWFGTGRQVSVTAALPLGNTEKVVTVTRSPSVWLQAAQYF, translated from the coding sequence ATGCATTTCTCAACATGTCGCCAGCCCGAAGAATTCATCTCGGTCAAGCCCCTGCTTTGCACACCTGCCAAAAACCGGATCAAACGCGCGCCGTCGATCGCGCCATGGGAAAAAGGCAAGATCCCTGACTCGCACGACGCGTCCGGGACGAGCCGTCCATCGAGCGGTCCCACGCCGGGAAATCACGAGCATTTCCGACGGCTTCAAAAAATCCGACAAGACAAATGGAACGCGATATGTCTCTCGTACTTGTTCAATATCAATCGCCTGAGATCGCCCCTAATATCCGACGGCTCTCGATACATCGATCTGACAAAGCAGGAAGCTGCTCAAGGAACAAGGAAAGACCGCGTGGACATTCGCTTCATTTACCGTATCAGGAAGCCCAGGCGTTCTCGCCCGACTCATGAAACCGTCGAATACCTGGTCAGCTCGTGGTCCACGCCGAGCGTGAACGCCACCTTCAAATGCAAAGGAATTCGAAATGTGTCCGGATCCGGCCAGAACACGCGATACGCGCTCGGCATCGCCGCCCTGCTCCTGCTTCCGGCGCTCGTCCGTGCGCAAACGCACGTGCCCAGCGCGGGCCAATCGTTACGCGACGTCGAAACCGTCCGCCCGTCGCTGCCGGCCGCGACACGGCCCGACATCGACCTTCCGCGAACGGAGACCCCGCAGGAAACCGATCGCGACACCGGCCCCCACGTCACCGTCCACGCGTTCAACCTCGAAGGCAACACGGTCTTCACCGCCGCGCAACTGAAGCCGGTCCTGGCCGATCTCGTCGGCCGCGACCTGAGCTTCGGCGAGCTTCAGCAAGCCGCCAACCGGATCACGGCCTATTACCGCGAGCGCGGCTACGTGCTCGCGCGTGCCTATCTCCCGCAACAGGACATCGACAGCGGCGTGGTCCGTATCGCCGTCACCGAAGGCCGCTACGGGAAAGTCGAGCTGCACAACCGCACACGCGTGCTCGACCGCGCGCTGCGCCAGCCGCTCGCGGTGCTCGAGCCTGGCGATGCGGTACGCGGCGCGCCGCTCGAGCGCAGCCTGATGCTGCTCGACGAGATACCCGGCGTCAACGCGAAAGGCACGTTGCGCGCAGGCGCGGAGCCCGGCACCACCGATCTCGTGATCGATGCCGAGCGCGGGCCGTTCGCCACCGGCTCGATCGACCTGGACAACTTCGGCGATCCGCTCACCGGGCGCTACCGCGCCACCGGCAGCATCGACGTCAACACGCCGCTGCGGCTCGGCGACCGGTTCTCGCTGCGTGGGCTCATCAGCAACAAGAACCAGCGCTATTACCGCACCGCGTATCAAGTCCCCGTTGGGCCGGCGTCGACGCGCATCGGCATCGCATACTCCGACATGAATTACCGGCTCGGCGGCGAATTCCGGGAACTCGGCTTTCGCGGCGACGCAAACGTGCGCAGCGTGTTCGTCACGCAGCCGCTGGTGCGCAGCCGCCGCGCGAGCATCGACGTCCGCCTGGCCTACGACAACAAGCATCTGCGCGACGATTACGGCGCCTTCGACATCGTCAGCGACAAGCGCGTCGACCTCTGGTCGATCGGCATCAGCGGCAACAGCGAGGACACCCTCCTCGGCGGCGGGCGCAGCGGCTTTTCGGTCAGCGTCGGCAACGGTCGCATGAGCGGCAACGATCCGCTGGAAGCGAACCGGTTCGCGAAAACGCACGGCCGATTCACGACGCTCAACGTCAGCGCGTTACGACTGCAGACGCTCGGCGCCCGGATGCAGTTCTTCACGCAGTTCAGCGCGCAGCTTTCGTCGCGCAATCTCGACGCGTCCGAAAAATTCAGCCTCGGCGGCCCTTACGGCGTGCGCGGCTACGCGCTCGGCGCGGGCAGCGGCGACAACGGCTGGCTGGCAAGCGCCGAACTGCGCTATCTCGCCACGCCTGGCTGGCAGATCAGCACGTTCATCGATACCGGGCACGTGCAGTTCAACAAACAGCCGTGGACACGGGAGCGCAACGGCGTGCAACTGTCGTCGATCGGCATCGGCACGACCTGGTTCGGCACCGGGCGCCAGGTCAGCGTGACGGCCGCGTTGCCGCTGGGCAACACGGAAAAGGTCGTCACGGTCACGCGCTCGCCGAGCGTATGGCTGCAGGCCGCTCAGTATTTCTGA